The Lewinellaceae bacterium genome has a segment encoding these proteins:
- a CDS encoding DUF1565 domain-containing protein — translation MKRLLLTLTVLLSVLSFGLQAKVIFVQAGSEGQGSSWEDALGNLQDALLLAQAGDQVWVASGVYTPTMEADRTVAFIVPDGIELYGGFAGNEGVIEERNFIENPTILSGEIGDATTNEDNSYTVVLTIGVSAATLIDGFTISDGTANGFSEGGDLTSSGAGWFNDATAQPSSPVIKNCIFTNNFAREGAAIYNYAQGGESRAMIASCTFTTNHADFDGGAIYNNGNYGVCSPRITNCVFLENDSYYGAGILCKATRGESKPVIEDCVFAANVSVVRGSAIYCYREPKSICEAILKSCRFEENASTVDETLGGNAKEEVSDASASPAIIIRPTSYED, via the coding sequence GTGAAAAGATTATTACTAACATTAACGGTTTTACTTTCGGTGCTGTCCTTCGGGTTACAGGCTAAAGTAATTTTCGTGCAGGCTGGCAGCGAAGGCCAGGGCTCTTCCTGGGAAGATGCACTGGGTAACCTTCAGGATGCTCTCCTGCTCGCACAGGCCGGCGACCAGGTTTGGGTAGCTTCCGGTGTTTACACACCTACCATGGAAGCTGATCGCACGGTCGCCTTTATCGTTCCTGACGGCATCGAACTCTACGGTGGCTTCGCAGGCAACGAAGGGGTCATTGAAGAACGCAATTTCATTGAAAATCCTACTATCCTCAGCGGTGAGATCGGTGATGCGACGACCAACGAAGACAATTCTTATACAGTTGTCCTCACGATTGGTGTTTCTGCAGCCACCCTCATCGACGGTTTTACCATCAGCGATGGAACAGCCAACGGGTTCAGTGAAGGAGGTGACCTCACTTCCAGTGGTGCCGGCTGGTTCAATGATGCTACGGCACAGCCTTCTTCCCCGGTGATCAAAAACTGCATCTTTACCAACAATTTTGCCCGCGAAGGCGCTGCCATTTACAATTATGCCCAGGGAGGTGAAAGTCGTGCAATGATCGCATCCTGCACTTTCACCACCAACCACGCCGACTTTGACGGAGGCGCCATTTACAATAATGGAAATTATGGAGTGTGCAGCCCGCGTATTACCAACTGCGTTTTCCTCGAAAACGATTCTTATTACGGTGCAGGCATTCTTTGTAAAGCCACCCGTGGCGAATCAAAACCAGTCATCGAAGATTGTGTTTTTGCCGCCAATGTTTCAGTGGTGAGAGGAAGCGCCATCTACTGCTACAGAGAGCCTAAAAGCATTTGTGAAGCCATCTTAAAATCATGCCGCTTCGAAGAAAATGCTTCAACGGTTGACGAAACATTGGGTGGAAACGCCAAAGAAGAAGTTTCCGATGCTTCAGCATCTCCGGCCATCATCATCCGACCCACTTCTTACGAAGATTAA